CCTCTCATATGTGCAAGGAATCGGGGCTGTTCAAACGTTTGCACGTCGAAACAACTACCGGGCAGACCCCGACCAAGAACTCCTCGCTGATGGGGCTGCGAACGTCGGTGCCGGATTGTTCGGTGGATTCGTCGTCGGAGGGAGCATGTCGAGGTCGGCACTCAACGACTCGATGGATGGGAAATCGCAGCTCGTCAGCGCGGTGGTCGTCGGCGTTCTCGTCGTCGTCCTCTTGTTTCTGACCGGGTTGTTCACGACGCTCCCGGATGCTACGTTGGGAGCCGTGGTTACTGTTGCTGTCCTTGGCATCATCGATGTTGATGGGATGCAGCGACTCCGTTCCATCAGCCAGAACGAATTCATCATCGCATTGGCGGCGTTGCTCGGTGTGCTCGCCCTCGGGATGCTCTGGGGCGTGTTCATCGGTGTCTTTCTCTCGCTCGCGATCGCCATCTCACGAGCGAGTAATCCCAAGAAAGAGGTGCTCGCGCGAATTCCTGGGACCGACCATTTCGCCAGCCGAGAGCAACACTCGGAAGCGATAGAGGAACCGGGCGTCCTCGTGTACCGCGTGGATGCCGGGTTGTTTTACGCGAACACGAATAGTGTTCAGGACGACCTCCTCGAGAGAATCGAGGAGCACGAGACGCCGGTCGACCTCATCGTCTTCGACTTGTCCTCTTCACCCATGGTGGATCTTGCGTCCGTGGAGATGTTTGAAGACTTGCACCGGACACTCGAGCCGCGTGGAATCGACCTCCGTTTGGCGGGGGTGAACGAACAAGTACTGGAAATGTTCGAGGCAGCGTCCTTAGACGAGACACTCGGTGATATCCACGAGGAAGAGACGGTGGCGTCGATCATCGATACGGTGAAAA
The window above is part of the Haladaptatus caseinilyticus genome. Proteins encoded here:
- a CDS encoding SulP family inorganic anion transporter; this translates as MANNSLSQRITQGLQSDLPVTKWLPEYDRAWLRTDIVSGLTVSAAVIPGGLAYASLAGLPPQTGLYAALMGALTYVIFASSRQVIVGPTSPLAVLLLTEVGPIAAGSAMEYISLVTTTTIMVGIICVFAWIFRLGDLVNFISGSVLTGFASGAGLYIISTQLGKLFGISGSSGTFFQRVGFIITHLNEAQFTTVAVGLISIVLLLLGKRFLPRAPTALLVVLLAIAVSSILNLQAQGVTIVGQIQSGLPPVTAPLIPSIGVVESLVPVALALFILSYVQGIGAVQTFARRNNYRADPDQELLADGAANVGAGLFGGFVVGGSMSRSALNDSMDGKSQLVSAVVVGVLVVVLLFLTGLFTTLPDATLGAVVTVAVLGIIDVDGMQRLRSISQNEFIIALAALLGVLALGMLWGVFIGVFLSLAIAISRASNPKKEVLARIPGTDHFASREQHSEAIEEPGVLVYRVDAGLFYANTNSVQDDLLERIEEHETPVDLIVFDLSSSPMVDLASVEMFEDLHRTLEPRGIDLRLAGVNEQVLEMFEAASLDETLGDIHEEETVASIIDTVKNPTR